TCTGCTCGTCGTGATCTTGCGTAAGTTCGCTTGGGGCCCGATCGCTTCCGGTTTGGAAGCGCGCGAGCACCACATCGCCGAGCACATCACGGGAGCGGAGCGAGCCAATCGCGAAGCGAAGGCGATGCTCGCGGAGTATCAAAAGAAGCTGGAAGCGGCCCATTTGGAAGTGCGCGGTATTCTCGACGAAGCTCGTCGCGATGCCGAACACACCAAGCAAGAGATCGTCGCCGCGGCTCGCGCCGAAGCGGCGGCCGAAATGGATCGCGGGAAGCGCGAAGTGCAGACGGCGATGGATCAAGCCCTGAAGCACCTCACCGAAACGTCCGCCGAACAGGCCGTGTATCTGGCCGGCAAGGTGCTGCAACAACAGTTGAAGCCCGCCGACCATGCCCGACTGATCGACGAAGCGATGGCGAAGTTTCCCAAGAGCACGGCCCAGTTGAATTAACTTCGGGTAAATAGTTTCGCGAGGCCCGTCTTCGCGAACTAGTTGCCGTTGAACGAACCGTTGAACTAAGAGTCTCGATCCATGTCCGCAGCCGAAATCGACATCAAGAAGCCGGAAGCCGACATCGACGTCGGTGCGCAAGGCATCGCCGATGCCTACGCGAAGGCGTTGATCGAGGCAACCGAGAAAGCCGGCCGCAGCGAAGCGGTCGTCGGCGAACTCGACTCCTGGATCGACGACGTTTTGGCGAAGAACCCGAAGCTCGATCGGCTGTTCGCCTCTCCCGTCGTCGATGCGGAAGAGAAGTTCAAGATGGTGGATCGGGCTTTGCCGAAGGCCGAGCCGTTGTTCGTTAAGTTTTTAAAGGTGCTCGCGTCGCACGAGCGGTTGGAAATCATCCGACCGATCCGGGACGAAGCGCACCGTATTCTCGATAAACTCCGGGGCCGGATCGAGGCGACCGTCGTCTCCGCCGTGCCGATGGATTCCAAGCAAAGCGCCGCCTTACAAGCCCGGCTCAAGACGCTTCTCGGGGGCGATGTCGTCCTCGTCGAAGAAGTCGATCCGAGCTTGATCGGCGGACTCATCGTGCGCGTCGGCGATCGGGTACTCGATGGTTCCCTCTCCAACAGCCTCGCACGACTCAAAGAACAGTTGATCAATAGGAGCGTCCATGAAATTCAACGCCGGCGAGATAGCTTCAGTTCTCCAACGGGAAATTGAGCAGTTTGACGCCCAGATCGACGTCCGCGAAGTCGGACGAGTCCTCGAAGTGGGCGATGGTATTGCGCGCGTTTACGGCCTCGCGGGCGTTGCTGCCGGCGAAATGGTCGAATTCGCCAACGGCACCATCGGCCTCGCTTTCAACCTCGAAGAACACTCCGTCGGCGTAATCATCCTGGGTGATTACCTGACGCTTGCCGAGGGAGACGAGGTTAAGAGCACCGGGCGACTCCTGAGCGTTCCGGTCGGCGAGGCCTTGCTCGGCCGCGTCGTCGATCCGCTCGGCAACCCACTCGACGGCAAGGGCCCGATCGTTACGTCGCATCGACGCATGGTCGAGTCGATGTCGCCGGGGATCGCCGGTCGTCAACCGGTTCGCGAACCGCTCCAAACGGGCATCAAGGCGGTCGACGCCATGACGCCGATCGGCCGCGGCCAGCGCGAGCTCATCATCGGCGACCGTAAGACCGGCAAGACCGCGATCGGCATCGACGCGATCTTGAACCAAAAAGGTTCGGGCGTGAAGTGCTTTTACGTCGCAGTCGGTCAGAAGGATTCGACCGTCGCCGGCGTGATCGACGCGCTCACGAAGAACGGCGCCATGGATTACACCACGGTCATCGTGTCCGGTGCTTCGAGCCCTGCTCCGCTACAATACGTCGCGCCGTATTCCGGCACCGCGATGGCCGAATACTTCACCTACTCCGGTCAACACGCGCTGATCGTGTACGACGATCTTTCGAAGCAAGCCCAAGCGTATCGTCAGTTGTCGTTGCTCATGCGTCGCCCGCCGGGCCGTGAAGCCTATCCCGGCGACGTGTTCTACGCCCATAGCCGTCTTTTGGAGCGTTCGGTAAAGCTGAGCGACGATCTCGGCGCCGGCTCCCTGACGAGCTTGCCGATCATCGAAACGCTCGAAGGGGAAGTCTCGGCGTACATCCCGACGAACGTGATCTCGATCACCGACGGCCAGATCTACCTGCAGCCCGACTTGTTCTTCTCCGGTCAACGTCCGGCCATGAACCCCGGTATCTCGGTCAGCCGCGTCGGTGGCGCCGCTCAGATTCCGGCGATGAAGCATAAGCTCGTCGCCGGTGGTTTGCGTCTCGCACTCGCTGCGTTCCGCGAACTCGAAGCGTTCGCGCAACTCGGTACCGATCTCGATGCCGCGACGCAGTCGAAGCTCGACCGCGGCTACCGCATGATCGAGTTGCTGAAGCAGGGCCAATACCAGCCGATGGACGTGATCGACCAAGTCATGAGCATCTTCGCCGGCAACGGCGGGTTTCTCGACAAGGTGCCGCGCAACGAAGTCGCCGCTTGGGAGAAGCAATTCTTAGCGTACATGCGCGAGCAGAAGTCGGAAGTTCGCAAGCGCCTGGCCGACTCGAAGAAGCTCGACGCCGAAACCATCACCGCGCTCGAAGCGGCGATCGTCGAGTTCCAAAAGCAATACGCCGCCCACAAGGCCGACCTCGCCAAGAAGTAAACGTCTCTCGAATCGCTCGAATAAGTACTCTTAAGCAACCAGTTTTTTCCGCGAACGAACGCACATGGCTAAGGCTCGCGCACTCGATAAACGTCGCAAAGCGATCCGCAACATCCGCAAGATCACGCGGACGATGGAGCTGATCGCGACTGCGCGTTTCAAGAAGGCGATGGATCGTGCTTCGGCCGCCTCGGCTTATACGAAGCGTATCTCCTCGCTCGTCGCCGACTTGGCTAATGCCGGCCTCGCCGTCAGCCATCCGTTGCTTGAGGCGCGGCCGGAAGTGAAGATCGCGAAGCTGTTAGTGCTGACCGGCAACCGCGGTCTCTGCGGCGGGTACAACTCCAACATCATTCGGGCCGCGGCGGCCCGCGTCGTCGAGCTTCAGGCAGCCGTCCCGAGCGTGTCCGTCGAGATCTCCGGCAAGCGCGGCATCTCGGGCTTCAAGACGCGTAACATCACGGCCGATGTGACGTTTACGCACTTCGAAGACAAGCCTCGGTTCGATGAAGTCGAAGTCCTCGCGCAGCGTTATCTCAACGAATACCTCACCGGCAAGCTCGATCGCCTCGACGTCGCTTACACGCGCTTCGAGACGATGTCGCGACAATACGTCACCGTCGAAACGCTGCTGCCGCTCGGTGCCTTGGAAGGCCTCGACGGGGCCGCGAAGCCAGGTGCGGCGAAGACGGAAGCCGATGCGGCCGCGGCGAAAAAAGAAGTGAAAGCCGAAGTGCAGTACGAGTTCTTGCCGTCGGCCCAGAGCATCCTCGAAGAGGTCGTGCCGACGAGCTTCAAAGTGAAGCTTTTCAAGTTCTTTCTCGATGCGGCCGTGAGCGAGCAGATCGCACGAATGACGGCCATGAAAGCCGCGACCGACAATGCCAACAAGATCATCAAGAAACTCGCGATGACCTACAACCGCGCTCGGCAAAGCCAGATTACGGGCGAGATCATGGAAGTGCTCGGCGGCGTCGAAGCACTCAAAAATAAATAATGACTAATGACTAAATCCTAATGACTGAAGTAACACTTTTTAGACATTAGTCATTAGACCTTAGTCATTCGAAACCCTGATCAACGCATAACGACTCAATAACTGAATCCCGCTCCACCAGCGAAACAGAAGCCATGTCTACCGCAACAGCAAACAACATCGGTCACATCACGCAGGTCATCGGTTCGACGTTCGACGTCGAATTCGCGGAAGGCCATTTGCCGGCGATCTACAACGCCGTCACGATCCATTCCGAGCAAAAAGGGATGAAGATCAACCTCACCGGCGAAGTGCAGCAGCATCTCGGCGGCGGGCGCGTGCGTTGCGTCGCGCTCGGCAGCACGGATGGTTTGATTCGCGGCCTCGATTGCGTCGACACGGGCAAGCCCGTGACCGTGCCGGTCGGCAAGGCAACGCTCGGTCGGGTGTTCAACGTCACCGGCGATCCGATCGACAATCGGGGGCCCGTCGATGCCGAAGATCGCTGGCCGATCCATCGCGCCGCTCCTCCGCTCACCGACCTCACCACGAAGACCGAAGTCTTCGAGACCGGGATCAAGGTCATCGATTTGCTCACGCCGTTCGTCCGCGGCGGTAAAGCCGGTCTCTTCGGCGGTGCCGGTCTCGGCAAGACGGTTATTCTCACCGAGCTGATCGCTCGTATCGCTAAGCAGCACGGCGGCTATTCGGTGTTCGCCGGAGTCGGCGAGCGCACGCGTGAAGGAACCGACCTCTGGCTCGAAATGCAAGAGACGAAGATCGGCAACACCGGCCGCAGCGTCATCGAGCAAACCTGCATGGTGTTCGGCCAGATGAACGAGCCGCCCGGCGCGCGTCTTCGCGTCGCCCTCTCGGCTCTGACGATGGCCGAATACTTCCGCGACACCACCGGGGCCGATACGCTCCTCTTCATCGACAACATCTTCCGCTTCTCGCAAGCCGGTTCGGAAGTGTCAGCTCTTCTCGGTCGTATGCCGAGCGCGGTCGGTTATCAACCGACCCTCGCCACGGAAATGGGTGCGCTCCAAGAGCGCATCGCCTCGACGACCAAGGGTGCGATCACGTCCGTGCAAGCCGTGTACGTGCCGGCCGACGATCCGACCGACCCTGCTCCTGCGACGGCGTTCGGCAACCTCGACGCGTTCCTTTATCTCGAACGCTCGATCTCGGAAAAAGGAATTTATCCGGCCGTGGATCCGCTCGCGTCGTCGAGCCGTATTCTCGATCCGGCCTACGTCGGCGATCGCCACTACGCCGTCGCTCGCCGCGTGCAAGGGACCTTGCAACGTTACCGCGAGCTCCAAGACATCATCGCGATTCTCGGCGTCGATGAATTGAGCGAGACCGATAAGCTGATCGTGCATCGCGCTCGCCGCATCGAACGCTTCTTGTCGCAGCCGTTCTTCGTCGCCGAAGTATTCACCGGCAAGTCCGGCGAATACACCTCGCTCGCCGACACGATTCGCAGCTTTGAAGAAATCTGCGACGGCAAATGGGACCACCTCTCCGAAGAATCGTTCTTGTACGTCGGCCCGATCGAGCAAGCCGAAGAACAATCCAAGAAGGTCAAGCGCTAAGCTATGTCGCAAGCAACCGAAACTCCCGTCCGCGGCACGCACACGATGCGCGTCGTCGTCGTCACACCGGAAGCGACGCTCGTCGACGACACGGCCGATTTCGTCGCCTTGCCGTTGTTCGACGGCGAGATCGGCATCGCACCCAGCCATAGCCCGATGATCGGCCGCTTAGGCTTCGGCGAGCTGCGCATCGAGCGCGGCGACAACGAACGCCGGCTCTACGTCGACGGCGGCTTCGTGCAAGTGGCCGACGACGTCATCTCGGTCCTGACGAACAAAGCCGTCGACGTGAAAGACCTCGACGCTGCGACGGCCGCAGCACAGCTGGAAGCGGCGATTAAAATGCCGGCCAACACCGACGAGCTGCTCGCCATCCGCGACCGCACGATCGCCCAAGCCCGCGCGCAGCTGCACGCGGCCCGCAAGGCGAAGTAGCACGCGTCGCACGTCGACCCGCAAACGATCGCCCCGTAAACCGTCAAGCCGCTCACGCTTGCGATTTCGCGGACTGCACACGCCGCAGCGCAACCATCTACTTCTCCAACTCCACGCCGGTCGCCGTCACCGTGATTTCGGCCGGAATAAAGCCGGGATCGAGATAGTCGACCGAGAGAAATTGCTTTTCGTTGCGGAAGGCGATGTCGCCGATCTTGTCTTCGAGCTTGGTCACGTCTTCCGTCCAGCCGGCCGACGTCAGCTGCTTGCGCCAAGCATCGACGATCCCTTTCGCCTGACCCGTGGCGACTTCGAAATTCAGCCGATTCTTTCTCTGCTCGATTGCCTGCGCAGCGGCAGGGACCGCGAGCTTGATCTTCGGCAGGGGGCGTTCCTCGTCTTTCTTCTTTTGCTCGAGCTCCGCTTGGAAGCGCGCTTCCTGCTCCGCCACTTCGGCCGCGGACAGGTGCTTCAGAGACACCCGCCGCTTCCCTTCGACCTCGTTCATTTGTAGCGTCAGCATATCCTTGGCCGGGTTGCGAAAGATCAGCTCGTCCTTAAAGTCGATCTTAAACGGTCTGTCGGTAGTCGCTTTCCAGTCCGACTTGCCGAGCGTGCTGCGATAATACGTTTCGACGTCCGCCAAGCTCGACGACGTGTCGAAAGACACCTGCTTCGTCGAATCGGAATATTGCAATCCTTGGGCGTCTGCCGGCGCCGGAAGATCGACCGCGATCTTTTGCGCGATATACGAGATCATCGTCTTGCCCCCTTGCGCAGGAGCCGAGCCGGTGCTTGCCATCAGCCGCACGAGGTTCCGTTTGAAATCCTGCGTTCCCTCGACGGAGCCGTAAGGGGTCCAGCCTTCGGCTTGAAGTAATTTCGCGATTTCCCTCGCCGTCGGCTCCACTGCGGTTTCGGTAACGTACATCGCCACGTCGGGACTAACCACGAGCGGCTTCGCTCCGGACGGCACCGGCAGCTTAGCGAGATCGATGCCCGACGGGGAAAGCGCCACGGTCGAAACATGGCCGGGCGATTGCGCCGTACGAACGCCCGGTGCCGAGCCGGCCGCTTGAGGCGCCTCGTTCGTCCCTTCGGAGCAGCCCGTGCAGTTGCTCAACAGCGCTGCGGCGTAGATCAAGCAAACGATTCGGCTCGACAAGGTTCGCCGCATGAGAGTTCCCTTCTATTTTTCGCTGAGGAGTTCGCATGAAAAAAACAGGCGTTTCACGACCGGAATTATTCATGTCGCACGGTCGATTGTACATGCCCCTACGATCGCAACGCCGTGGCGCCGGCGTTCGGCCCGCATAAACTGACCAAGCCCCACCGTCGACCTGGGCGGGTTGTGAAATTGCGCGAGCCGGCCAAAAGCCGTTCACGCCCCTCGCGTGGCTTGCCGAAGCATGTACTACGGCGAGCCGGGGACTTGGTTCGAGGCTCGCTCGACCCTTTCGACGACTTCCGTTCGCCGCCCCATTCGTTCGGCATCGCTCCTCGAGATACTCGTTCTATGCACCGCCCGATTCGTCGTCATGGCTCGCACTCCGCCGGTCGCTCCCATCTTCCGACCCGGCTCCCGACCGTCTCCCTCGAGATCACGCGCGGTCGGGCTCGCAACAGCGTCCGCCGCATCGAAGGGCTGGCCTACCTGATCGGCTCGGCCGAGGACAACGATCTCGTGCTCGCCGACTCCCAATTTCCCGACTCGCATTCCTATCTGCTCCGCAGCCCGCTCGGCCTGACCCTCTGCTGGCTCGGCGACGGACCGGAGATCACGGTCGATGCGGTGCCCGTGCTCTCGTCGGCGCTGGTGCCCGACGGGGCTCGGCTCCGCACCGGTCCTTATGAGTTTAGGATTCGCCTGGAATGGCCGACGACTTCGGCCGCAGAGGTCGCCGCGTCGACCGGCGAAATCGGCGAGTCCGACTTTCCGCGCTCGATCACGCGCCCGGAGATCGTGATCGCCGACGTGCCCCTTTCGCCGTGGGGCTCGTCGTCGCCGACTTCGTTTTCGATCACGGGCAACTACTGACGCCGCGCCGATCGCTCGGGCATGTTCCCTGTTTGTCGGTGTTATCGATCGTCGGTTATCGTAAAACTTCGCAGACGTTTTTCGAGGTGATTCAACGATGGGTGTCGTTCGCACGGTCGTCACGGCTCTTCCGCAAGTCGCTTCCGCAGAAAAAATCTATCGCGTCGACGCCGGCCCCGGCGAGCCGACGGCGAAGCCTGCCGCGGCGGCTACGCATCGCGCGGTCCTCGGCGCTACGGTCGTGAGCGTCGATCTGCAGCAACTTCTGGCCGATCTCGATGCCGAATCGCGCCGCTTGATCGGCCCCTCGACTCCGCCCCGCGATTAAGCTGGCCGATCGTCCGCGGCTTCGCTCGGTGCGGCGCCGGCCTGCGAGGCGAGTTCGGCAACCGTCGACGGAGCGCGATCGAACCCGCCTGCCGTGCGCGGCCTGAGGCGCGGGCCGCCGGCGCTGCGCGTCGAGCGGCCGGCGTAGCGATCGAACGCGTCGACGAGATTCGCGTAGAGCAGCGCCGTGCAGCCGACGTAAACGAGTAACGAGACAAAACCGCCGCCCAGAAACGCTTTTGAGGCCCGGTCTGCCCCGATGCCCGAATGCGTCCATTCGAACATTGTCGGATGGCAAGCCGAAAGCAGCACGGGCAATGAGAACGATGCGAAGAATACCGTCTCCTCCCCTCCGGATGCGGCGAGCGCCACGAAGCCGGTGAGGATCAGCGGCGCGATCGAAACGCCGAGAATCATGATGGCCAGCGCCAAGCCCATCGACTTGAGCGAGGTCGCCGCTTGCAACGAACACCGCAAGCCGAGGCAAGCCGCAAAGAGTGCCGCAACGAGATGCAGCGGGATCAAGAGCGGCAAGAGGAATAAGAACGATGGACGAAGGATCGCGGTCAACAGCCAAGCGATGAGAATCGTGGCATACCAGTAGCGCACCCCATAAAGCGTGGCGAGAATCTTCGCCCGCACGATCTCCTTCCCTTCGAGCGGCGTGCTCATCAGCGTGAGCCAGGTATCCTTCTCCCGTTCCCCGGTGATCGAGCCGGCGGAATTGCTCGTCACCAGCAGCAGCATGAGCCCGAAAATCATCGGCACGCCGGTCATCGAGGCGAGCTCCATCGGCGAAGGATTCCCGCGGCCGTTGTAGCCTGTGCGCCAGTAGATGTCCGTGATGCTCCCGATAAAAGCGACGCTGAGGACGTAGGCGATCATGAGAAACAAAAGAATCGTAGCGATTCGTCCCGACCAACCGAGACGGATCGCCGTTCGTTGCGATGTCATCTCCTTCCACAGCATCGCTTGCTCGCCGACGGCCCGTCGCTTGCGCGTGAAGATCGCCGGCAGAGCGCCCAGTTTCTTTATGATGGAATCATTGGCCGCGCGCCCCGCAATCTTGAGGTAAAACCGCCGCACACCGATGACGGCCGAGAGCGCGAGCAGCGCCGAAGCCGCGAGGTAACCGCCGGCGAATATGCCGTAGTTCGTCGAACTGGGCCCGCCTCGCCCATCGAAGAGCACCGAGCCGAGGAACACGAACGGATGGAACTGGATCAGCCAACGAAGCGTCGTCACCGCTCCGTCCGCAACCGTTTCTAAGATCGGGTACTTGAATGTTTGGCTCGCAATCCCCTCCATGATTCCCCATGCCATCGGCGGAACCGCCAAGAGCGCGATGATGACGAGGTAGGCGCGCGTGATCGCTTCGCGGCTCCGCTGGGCTCGAGCCGAGATGGCGAGCGACAACGTCGCCGTCACGCAAAGGACCAAGAACGAGACGCCGAACGACGCGAGCATTTGCCCCGGCCCGACGCCGCCGAGCGTCAGCGCGAGTGCGAGAATCGGCAGCCCGACCGCGAGCTGCATAATGACCGACCAGAGTCGGGCGGCGAATTTGCCTAGCGCAATCTCGGAGTCGCTCAGTTGCGTCGTGAGCAGATAATCGATCGTTTTTCGTTCGTGTTCGACCGAGATCGTGCCGGCGATCATCGCCGGCGTCAGCCCAAGTACGACGAGCAATTGGATCCAGGAAAACGAGGCGAAAAACGAAAACGCAAACATCGACTGGCTGCGCAGCGTGGTATCGCGAAACGACGAGAAGGCCGCGAGGTAGCAGAACCACATCGTGATTAGCAGCACGAACGCATAGATGACCCGCGCGAAGAAATAACGCCGCCGCCGGCCGACCGTGAGGAGTTCGATATGAAAGATCGGGCTCAGGATCATCGCGAAGCCTCGGGTGCAGCGGTCTGTGCAACAGGTGACGCAACGGGGAGCGCAGCGTGAGAAACCTTCCGGCCGGAGCGCGGCAGGATGCGGCCGGTCAGGCGATCGAAGCTCGCGTACACGTACCAAGTCAGCGCCGGGGTGACGATCGTATAGGTGGCAAGAGCCTGCAGCGCCGAAGTCTGCAATCGTTCTTGAAATTCATAAAGGTCGGGCGAGCCGTTCGAGACGACGTAGTGGACGAGAAGATTGTCGAGCAGGCCGAATAATATGGGAATGATGAACCCCACCGTTGCCTCCGAGCGCTGAGGGTAAGGCTCCAGCGTCTCGATTCCGGCCATCACCAGTAGCGGCAGGCCTGCCCCGACGATGCCGACCACGACCAGCGACGCTCCGATCGCACGGAGCGAGTTTTTGCAGCGGATCGAGAACAAGGTTCCGACGACGGCGCAAAACCAGCCGAACAGTAAATGCACGCTGATCAAGATCGGCACGACGTAGGCGAACGGCGGATAACGAACGATGCAACAGGCCCACGTGACGGCGAGAAAGCAGTACCAATAGCGAATGGAATAGATTGCGCCGACGATCTTCGCCGTGACGATTTCCTTGGCTGCTAACGGAGTGCTTAAGAGAGTCAGCCAAGAGTCTTGCTCTTTCTCGGCGGCCACGGAACCCGCGGCGCGAGCCGTGATGAGTAGCAAGATGAGCGCTCCTGCGATCCCTCCCGCCAAGAGAGAAAATTCGTGCAACGGGGTTCGATCGAAAGAGACTTGATATCCCCAGCGGTTTGAGTTGTCGAAATCGGTGTAATAGTAAGGGCTCCGATTTCCCGACTCGAGGTCGATCGTTTCGTAGATCATCACACCCAGGCCAACGTAGGCGACGAGATAGAGCACGATCGACGCCGTTCGTCCGATCCAGCCGAGCTTGAGCGTGTTCTGTTGCGAGACGAGTTCCTTCCACAACATCGGAGAGTTGCCGAGCTTGCGTCGGCGCTGCGGCAGCCACCGCGACCAGGCAAAGCGCCCCAGCTTGCCTGCGCCCTGCGAGTGCCCGTTAACATACGTGCGCCGCACCGCGCGCACCGCCGCGACCAAGCAGACGGCCGAGAAAGCTCCATAGACTATCCCCGCATAGAACGGCGTGGCCCATGGATCGAAGTGCGACCCGATAGGATCGAACGTCGAAGACAAGAGGATGATCGGGTTCCACGCTACCAACGCGACGATCGAGTCGTACGCAACCCCGCTCCGGACGTGTAGAACGTCGCTGATAAACCAGCCGAGCAAACAGGGTAAGGCGAGGAGCGCAACCAGCGCCAGATACGTGCTCGTGATCGCCGCACGGCTATGCCTCGTCGACGCCGAGATCCATAGCGAGAACGACGCGGTTCCCAACAGCACGAGCAGCGCATACCAAAACGTCTTGAACACCATCTCAGGGCCGATCCCGCCGAGCATCATCATCATGCCGACGATCGGCAGCGCCACGATCAGCAGCGAGCCGATCGTCAGCAATCGCGCCGAAAACTTTCCGACCGCGATTTCCGTGTCGGTGAGTTGCGTCGTAAGCAGGTAGTCGATCGTCTTTCGTTCATGTTCCGAAGCGATCGTCCCTGCGACCATCGCCGGCGTGATCAGCAAAATGCAGCCGAGCTGGATCGAGGCGAACGCGATGAAAAATGTTTGCGTGAGCCGGCCGTAAACTTCGATGGGCAAAGTGCTGTCGTCGACCCAATGCATCACATCGAGGAAACAGCAGCCGAGCGCGATGAGCAGCCCCAGCGCGTAAGCAACTCGCAGGAAGAAATAACGCCGCCGCCTACCGATCGTCAGCAATTCCACATGCAAGATCGGGCTGAAGATCATAGCGAGCCTGGAGCGTGGTTGACCGACAGGGCTTCCAAACGTGCAGCGCTCGTCGATCGCATGAACCGGCCGACCGGAAACGTGAGCGAATTGTAATCGTGGATGCTAGTCGCGATTGTCGGCCTTACGGCAAGACGTGTCAAATCCGCGGCGGAAAAGCATTTAACTCGCCAACCGGCTCGCAACGAATGATTGGTCCGTCGTTTGCTTTGCACATAGTAACTCACAATGAAACGACCGCCGTCTCTCACCTAGAAACGCATCCTATGTCGCGTCGACGTAAACACCACACCGAACGATTGCATCGCCTCCGCGAGGAGCAACTTGCCCGAGTTCCGAACCCCGCGCTGACGAAGGTCGTCGATCGAAACATCGCCACGATCTCGCGCTTGCGCGAGGAAGCCGAGGGGCGCAAGTCGCTGCAAGAACGAGGGGCCGATTGGATCACGCGCTTTTCAGGCAGCATGACGTTCGTGTATCTGCATGCCGCTTGGTTCGCCGTGTGGATCGTCGTCAATCTCGGCTTGGCAGGTCTGCCGACTTTCGATCCCTATCCGTTCGGGTTGCTCACGCTGATCGTCTCGCTCGAAGCGATCTTTCTCTCGACGTTCGTGCTCCTCTCGCAAAATCGACAAGCTGCGCTCGCCGACCATCGGGCCGATCTCGACCTGCAGATCAACTTGTTAGCCGAATATGAAATCACGCGCATCCTATCGCTGGTCGACGCGATCGCCGACAAACTGGAGATCGATGCTTGCCACGATCCCGAACTTGCGGAGTTGGAAAAGGATGTCGAGCCCGATGAGCTGCTCAGAAAGATCAACGGCAAGCAGCCGCAGAAGATACGGAAACGCGAAGCCGAAAAGAAGTGACGCGGCTTCCATCGGCGGCGTGCGCGGATTACCGAGCAAATCAACTTCGCTTGCGCGGCCCGGTGTCGATGTCGGTCTCGACGCCATGTTCGCGGCAATAGCCGACGATCGTCTCTAAGAACTCTTCGCCGTATTCAGCTTGTTTCTTTTCGCCGACGCCGTTCACAAGCGGTAATGCGTCCCAGGTCGAGGGGCGGCGACGGGCGAAGTCGCGGAGCGTGGCATCGCTGAAGACGACGAACGGCGGCAGCCCTCGTTCTTCGGCCTTCGCGCGGCGCAGCTTACGAAGCTCTTCGAACAATTCGCGATCGACCCCTTCCCATGATTCTTTGCCCGCCTTCGATTCGCGCCTAGCCGAGCTACCCGAAGCCGCGGCGACCGAGACGCGCGAAAGCCGCGGAGTCGCCCGGCCTTGCATGACGTCGAACCCATCGTCGGTGAGCTGCAACACGCCGTACTCGCCGGCTTTGACGAGGCAGCCTTGCCCGATGAGCTGCTCGATCCAATCGCGGATCTGACGTTTGTCGTGCGTCTTGAGCAGGCCCCACGTGCTGAGCT
The DNA window shown above is from Planctomycetia bacterium and carries:
- the atpF gene encoding F0F1 ATP synthase subunit B yields the protein MGTAVMLLLRTNVAALLAAIACIVAVPTVATAAPAAAADAHDAHGDHAHLGHGDANVDPGEIKKDMAIFTAAVFFLLVVILRKFAWGPIASGLEAREHHIAEHITGAERANREAKAMLAEYQKKLEAAHLEVRGILDEARRDAEHTKQEIVAAARAEAAAEMDRGKREVQTAMDQALKHLTETSAEQAVYLAGKVLQQQLKPADHARLIDEAMAKFPKSTAQLN
- the atpH gene encoding ATP synthase F1 subunit delta, whose translation is MSAAEIDIKKPEADIDVGAQGIADAYAKALIEATEKAGRSEAVVGELDSWIDDVLAKNPKLDRLFASPVVDAEEKFKMVDRALPKAEPLFVKFLKVLASHERLEIIRPIRDEAHRILDKLRGRIEATVVSAVPMDSKQSAALQARLKTLLGGDVVLVEEVDPSLIGGLIVRVGDRVLDGSLSNSLARLKEQLINRSVHEIQRRRDSFSSPTGN
- the atpA gene encoding F0F1 ATP synthase subunit alpha yields the protein MKFNAGEIASVLQREIEQFDAQIDVREVGRVLEVGDGIARVYGLAGVAAGEMVEFANGTIGLAFNLEEHSVGVIILGDYLTLAEGDEVKSTGRLLSVPVGEALLGRVVDPLGNPLDGKGPIVTSHRRMVESMSPGIAGRQPVREPLQTGIKAVDAMTPIGRGQRELIIGDRKTGKTAIGIDAILNQKGSGVKCFYVAVGQKDSTVAGVIDALTKNGAMDYTTVIVSGASSPAPLQYVAPYSGTAMAEYFTYSGQHALIVYDDLSKQAQAYRQLSLLMRRPPGREAYPGDVFYAHSRLLERSVKLSDDLGAGSLTSLPIIETLEGEVSAYIPTNVISITDGQIYLQPDLFFSGQRPAMNPGISVSRVGGAAQIPAMKHKLVAGGLRLALAAFRELEAFAQLGTDLDAATQSKLDRGYRMIELLKQGQYQPMDVIDQVMSIFAGNGGFLDKVPRNEVAAWEKQFLAYMREQKSEVRKRLADSKKLDAETITALEAAIVEFQKQYAAHKADLAKK
- the atpG gene encoding ATP synthase F1 subunit gamma, whose amino-acid sequence is MAKARALDKRRKAIRNIRKITRTMELIATARFKKAMDRASAASAYTKRISSLVADLANAGLAVSHPLLEARPEVKIAKLLVLTGNRGLCGGYNSNIIRAAAARVVELQAAVPSVSVEISGKRGISGFKTRNITADVTFTHFEDKPRFDEVEVLAQRYLNEYLTGKLDRLDVAYTRFETMSRQYVTVETLLPLGALEGLDGAAKPGAAKTEADAAAAKKEVKAEVQYEFLPSAQSILEEVVPTSFKVKLFKFFLDAAVSEQIARMTAMKAATDNANKIIKKLAMTYNRARQSQITGEIMEVLGGVEALKNK
- the atpD gene encoding F0F1 ATP synthase subunit beta yields the protein MSTATANNIGHITQVIGSTFDVEFAEGHLPAIYNAVTIHSEQKGMKINLTGEVQQHLGGGRVRCVALGSTDGLIRGLDCVDTGKPVTVPVGKATLGRVFNVTGDPIDNRGPVDAEDRWPIHRAAPPLTDLTTKTEVFETGIKVIDLLTPFVRGGKAGLFGGAGLGKTVILTELIARIAKQHGGYSVFAGVGERTREGTDLWLEMQETKIGNTGRSVIEQTCMVFGQMNEPPGARLRVALSALTMAEYFRDTTGADTLLFIDNIFRFSQAGSEVSALLGRMPSAVGYQPTLATEMGALQERIASTTKGAITSVQAVYVPADDPTDPAPATAFGNLDAFLYLERSISEKGIYPAVDPLASSSRILDPAYVGDRHYAVARRVQGTLQRYRELQDIIAILGVDELSETDKLIVHRARRIERFLSQPFFVAEVFTGKSGEYTSLADTIRSFEEICDGKWDHLSEESFLYVGPIEQAEEQSKKVKR
- the atpC gene encoding ATP synthase F1 subunit epsilon yields the protein MSQATETPVRGTHTMRVVVVTPEATLVDDTADFVALPLFDGEIGIAPSHSPMIGRLGFGELRIERGDNERRLYVDGGFVQVADDVISVLTNKAVDVKDLDAATAAAQLEAAIKMPANTDELLAIRDRTIAQARAQLHAARKAK
- a CDS encoding FHA domain-containing protein, with product MHRPIRRHGSHSAGRSHLPTRLPTVSLEITRGRARNSVRRIEGLAYLIGSAEDNDLVLADSQFPDSHSYLLRSPLGLTLCWLGDGPEITVDAVPVLSSALVPDGARLRTGPYEFRIRLEWPTTSAAEVAASTGEIGESDFPRSITRPEIVIADVPLSPWGSSSPTSFSITGNY